The following proteins are encoded in a genomic region of Vulpes vulpes isolate BD-2025 chromosome X, VulVul3, whole genome shotgun sequence:
- the TLR7 gene encoding toll-like receptor 7 isoform X1 has product MRDTQREAGTQAEGEAGSLRGVRCGTRSQDPGITPWAEGRRSTPEPPRSPPPLRSALFNQTSVFHGGRRLKMVFPMWTLKRQFFVLLNIILISKLLGARWFPKTLPCDVSLDAPKAHVIVDCTDKHLTEIPGGIPSNATNLTLTINHIPGISPASFHQLDYLVEIDFRCNCVPVRLGPKDHLCTRRPQIKPRSFSSLTYLKSLYLDGNQLLEIPEGLPPSLELLSLEANSIFSVMKNNLTELTNIERLYLGQNCYFRNPCNVSFFIEKDAFLSLKNLKLLSLKDNNITYVPTTLPSTLTELYLYNNAIAKIQEDDFNNLNQLRILDLSGNCPRCYNVPFPCTPCENNSPLQIHESAFDALTELQVLRLHSNSLQRVPQRWFKNIKKLKELDLSQNFLAKEIGDAKFLYLLHDLVQLDLSFNYELQVYRAALNLSDAFSSLKNLKVLRIKGYVFKELSSHHLSPLQSLTNLEVLDLGTNFIKIADLSIFEQFKTLKVIDLSMNKISPSGDSGGVGFCSSTRTSVEGHAPQVLETLHYFRYDEYARSCRFKNKETPSFLPFNKDCYMYGQTLDLSRNNIFFIKSSDFQHLSFLKCLNLSGNTIGQTLNGSEFQPLVELKYLDFSNNRLDLLYSTAFEELRKLEVLDISSNSHYFQSEGITHMLNFTKNLKVLKKLMMNNNDIATSTSRTMESESLKILEFRGNHLDVLWRDGDNRYLKFFKNLLNLEELDISENSLSFLPSGVFDGMPPNLKTLSLVKNGLKSFHWERLQYLKHLETLDLSYNELKIVPERLYNCSRSLKKLILKYNQIRQLTKHFLQDAFQLRYLDLSSNKIQIIQKTSFPENVLNNLEMLLLHHNRFLCTCDAVWFVWWVNHTEVTIPYLATDVTCVGPGAHKGQSVVSLDLYTCELDLTNLVLFSFSLSLALFLMVITTANHLYFWDVWYSYHYCKAKIKGYRRLKSLDSCYDAFVVYDTKDPAVTEWVLDELVAKLEDPREKHFNLCLEERDWLPGQPVLENLSQSIQLSKKTVFVMTNKYAKTENFKIAFYLSHQRLMDEKVDVIILIFLEKPLQKSKFLQLRKRLCKSSVLEWPRNPQAHPYFWQCLKNALATDNHVTYSQVFKETV; this is encoded by the coding sequence GTGTTTCCAATGTGGACATTGAAGAGACAGTTCTTTGTCCTTTTGAACATAATCCTAATTTCCAAACTCCTTGGAGCCAGATGGTTTCCTAAAACTCTGCCCTGTGATGTCAGCCTGGATGCTCCGAAGGCCCATGTGATTGTGGACTGCACGGACAAGCACCTGACGGAAATCCCGGGAGGCATTCCCTCCAACGCCACCAACCTCACCCTCACCATTAACCACATACCCGGCATCTCTCCAGCCTCCTTCCACCAGCTGGACTATCTGGTAGAGATCGATTTCCGATGCAACTGTGTACCTGTTCGACTGGGGCCGAAAGACCATCTGTGCACCAGGAGGCCACAGATTAAACCCAGAAGCTTTAGCAGCCTCACTTATTTGAAATCCCTTTATCTGGATGGAAACCAGCTTCTAGAAATACCCGAGGGTCTTCCTCCCAGCTTGGAGCTGCTGAGCCTCGAAGCCAACAGTATCTTCTCTGTCATGAAAAATAACCTAACAGAACTGACCAACATAGAAAGGCTCTACTTGGGCCAAAACTGTTATTTTCGCAATCCTtgtaatgtttcatttttcatcGAAAAAGATGCTTTCCTAAGtctgaaaaatctaaaattgcTCTCCCTCAAAGATAACAACATCACGTATGTCCCTACTACTTTGCCGTCTACTTTAACAGAACTCTACCTTTATAACAACGCCATTGCAAAAATCCAAGAAGATGATTTTAATAACCTCAATCAACTGCGCATCCTCGACCTAAGTGGAAATTGCCCTCGTTGTTACAATGTCCCATTTCCTTGCACACCCTGTGAAAATAATTCGCCCCTACAGATCCATGAGTCAGCTTTCGATGCATTGACAGAATTACAGGTGTTACGTCTACACAGTAACTCTCTTCAGCGTGTGCCCCAGCGAtggtttaaaaacattaaaaagctcAAGGAGCTCGATCTGTCCCAAAACTTCTTGGCCAAAGAAATTGGGGATGCCaaatttttgtatcttcttcacGACCTTGTCCAACTGGATCTATCTTTCAATTATGAACTTCAGGTCTATCGTGCAGCTCTGAATCTGTCCGACGCGTTTTCTTCACTGAAAAACCTGAAAGTGTTGCGCATCAAAGGATACGTCTTTAAGGAGCTGAGCAGCCATCATCTCTCTCCGTTACAGAGCCTTACCAATCTCGAAGTTCTTGATCTCGGCACTAACTTCATAAAAATTGCGGACCTCAGCATATTTGAAcaatttaaaacactgaaagtCATAGACCTTTCAATGAATAAGATATCCCCTTCAGGAGATTCAGGTGGAGTTGGCTTCTGCTCTAGCACCAGAACCTCTGTCGAAGGGCATGCGCCTCAGGTCCTTGAGACATTACATTATTTCAGATATGACGAGTATGCAAGGAGTTGCAGGTTCAAAAACAAAGAGACtccttctttcttgccttttaacAAAGATTGTTACATGTATGGGCAGACCCTGGACCTAAGTAGAAACAACATCTTTTTTATCAAGTCCTCTGATTTTCAGCATCTTTCTTTCCTCAAATGCCTAAATTTGTCAGGAAATACCATTGGCCAAACTCTCAATGGCAGTGAATTTCAGCCACTAGTGGAGCTGAAATACTTGGACTTCTCTAACAACCGGCTTGATTTACTCTACTCGACGGCATTTGAGGAGCTACGCAAACTGGAAGTTCTAGATATTAGCAGTAACAGCCATTACTTTCAATCAGAAGGAATCACTCACATGCTAAACTTCACCAAGAACCTAAAAGTTCTGAAGAAACTGATGATGAACAACAATGACATCGCTACGTCCACCAGCAGGACCATGGAGAGCGAGTCTCTTAAAATTCTGGAATTCAGAGGAAATCACTTGGATGTTTTATGGAGAGATGGTGATAACAGATACTTAAAATTCTTCAAGAATCTGCTGAACTTAGAGGAATTAGACATCTCTGAAAATTCCCTGAGTTTCTTGCCTTCTGGAGTGTTTGATGGCATGCCTCCGAATCTAAAGACTCTCTCCTTGGTCAAAAATGGGCTCAAGTCCTTTCACTGGGAAAGACTCCAGTATCTGAAGCATCTAGAGACCTTGGACCTCAGCTACAACGAGCTGAAGATTGTCCCTGAGAGATTATACAACTGTTCCAGAAGCCTCAAGAAGCTGATTCTTAAGTATAATCAAATCAGGCAGCTGACAAAGCATTTTCTACAAGATGCTTTCCAGTTGCGATATCTGGACCTCAGCTCAAATAAAATCCAGATTATCCAGAAGACTAGCTTTCCAGAAAATGTCCTCAACAACCTGGAGATGTTGCTTTTGCATCATAACCGGTTTCTGTGCACCTGTGATGCTGTGTGGTTTGTCTGGTGGGTCAACCACACAGAGGTGACTATTCCTTACTTGGCCACAGATGTGACTTGTGTGGGGCCAGGAGCACACAAGGGCCAGAGTGTGGTCTCCCTGGATCTGTATACCTGTGAGTTAGATCTGACTAACCTTGTTCTGTTCTCATTTTCCCTATCGCTGGCCCTTTTTCTGATGGTGATTACAACAGCAAACCACCTCTACTTCTGGGACGTGTGGTACAGTTACCATTACTGTAAGGCCAAAATAAAGGGGTATCGGCGTCTGAAATCACTGGACTCTTGCTATGATGCTTTCGTTGTGTATGACACTAAAGACCCAGCAGTGACCGAATGGGTTTTGGATGAGCTGGTGGCCAAGCTGGAAGACCCAAGGGAGAAACATTTCAACTTATGTCTTGAAGAAAGGGATTGGTTACCAGGGCAGCCAGTTCTGGAAAACCTTTCCCAGAGCATACAGCTTAGCAAAAAGACGGTGTTTGTGATGACGAACAAGTATGCAAAGACCGAGAACTTTAAGATAGCATTTTACTTGTCCCATCAGAGGCTCATGGATGAAAAAGTGGACGTCATTATCTTGATATTCCTTGAGAAGCCCCTTCAGAAATCCAAGTTCCTCCAGCTCCGCAAGAGGCTCTGTAAGAGTTCTGTCCTGGAGTGGCCAAGAAACCCACAGGCTCACCCATACTTCTGGCAGTGTCTGAAAAATGCCCTGGCCACAGACAATCATGTGACCTACAGCCAGGTGTTCAAAGAGACGGTCTAG
- the TLR7 gene encoding toll-like receptor 7 isoform X3 codes for MWTLKRQFFVLLNIILISKLLGARWFPKTLPCDVSLDAPKAHVIVDCTDKHLTEIPGGIPSNATNLTLTINHIPGISPASFHQLDYLVEIDFRCNCVPVRLGPKDHLCTRRPQIKPRSFSSLTYLKSLYLDGNQLLEIPEGLPPSLELLSLEANSIFSVMKNNLTELTNIERLYLGQNCYFRNPCNVSFFIEKDAFLSLKNLKLLSLKDNNITYVPTTLPSTLTELYLYNNAIAKIQEDDFNNLNQLRILDLSGNCPRCYNVPFPCTPCENNSPLQIHESAFDALTELQVLRLHSNSLQRVPQRWFKNIKKLKELDLSQNFLAKEIGDAKFLYLLHDLVQLDLSFNYELQVYRAALNLSDAFSSLKNLKVLRIKGYVFKELSSHHLSPLQSLTNLEVLDLGTNFIKIADLSIFEQFKTLKVIDLSMNKISPSGDSGGVGFCSSTRTSVEGHAPQVLETLHYFRYDEYARSCRFKNKETPSFLPFNKDCYMYGQTLDLSRNNIFFIKSSDFQHLSFLKCLNLSGNTIGQTLNGSEFQPLVELKYLDFSNNRLDLLYSTAFEELRKLEVLDISSNSHYFQSEGITHMLNFTKNLKVLKKLMMNNNDIATSTSRTMESESLKILEFRGNHLDVLWRDGDNRYLKFFKNLLNLEELDISENSLSFLPSGVFDGMPPNLKTLSLVKNGLKSFHWERLQYLKHLETLDLSYNELKIVPERLYNCSRSLKKLILKYNQIRQLTKHFLQDAFQLRYLDLSSNKIQIIQKTSFPENVLNNLEMLLLHHNRFLCTCDAVWFVWWVNHTEVTIPYLATDVTCVGPGAHKGQSVVSLDLYTCELDLTNLVLFSFSLSLALFLMVITTANHLYFWDVWYSYHYCKAKIKGYRRLKSLDSCYDAFVVYDTKDPAVTEWVLDELVAKLEDPREKHFNLCLEERDWLPGQPVLENLSQSIQLSKKTVFVMTNKYAKTENFKIAFYLSHQRLMDEKVDVIILIFLEKPLQKSKFLQLRKRLCKSSVLEWPRNPQAHPYFWQCLKNALATDNHVTYSQVFKETV; via the coding sequence ATGTGGACATTGAAGAGACAGTTCTTTGTCCTTTTGAACATAATCCTAATTTCCAAACTCCTTGGAGCCAGATGGTTTCCTAAAACTCTGCCCTGTGATGTCAGCCTGGATGCTCCGAAGGCCCATGTGATTGTGGACTGCACGGACAAGCACCTGACGGAAATCCCGGGAGGCATTCCCTCCAACGCCACCAACCTCACCCTCACCATTAACCACATACCCGGCATCTCTCCAGCCTCCTTCCACCAGCTGGACTATCTGGTAGAGATCGATTTCCGATGCAACTGTGTACCTGTTCGACTGGGGCCGAAAGACCATCTGTGCACCAGGAGGCCACAGATTAAACCCAGAAGCTTTAGCAGCCTCACTTATTTGAAATCCCTTTATCTGGATGGAAACCAGCTTCTAGAAATACCCGAGGGTCTTCCTCCCAGCTTGGAGCTGCTGAGCCTCGAAGCCAACAGTATCTTCTCTGTCATGAAAAATAACCTAACAGAACTGACCAACATAGAAAGGCTCTACTTGGGCCAAAACTGTTATTTTCGCAATCCTtgtaatgtttcatttttcatcGAAAAAGATGCTTTCCTAAGtctgaaaaatctaaaattgcTCTCCCTCAAAGATAACAACATCACGTATGTCCCTACTACTTTGCCGTCTACTTTAACAGAACTCTACCTTTATAACAACGCCATTGCAAAAATCCAAGAAGATGATTTTAATAACCTCAATCAACTGCGCATCCTCGACCTAAGTGGAAATTGCCCTCGTTGTTACAATGTCCCATTTCCTTGCACACCCTGTGAAAATAATTCGCCCCTACAGATCCATGAGTCAGCTTTCGATGCATTGACAGAATTACAGGTGTTACGTCTACACAGTAACTCTCTTCAGCGTGTGCCCCAGCGAtggtttaaaaacattaaaaagctcAAGGAGCTCGATCTGTCCCAAAACTTCTTGGCCAAAGAAATTGGGGATGCCaaatttttgtatcttcttcacGACCTTGTCCAACTGGATCTATCTTTCAATTATGAACTTCAGGTCTATCGTGCAGCTCTGAATCTGTCCGACGCGTTTTCTTCACTGAAAAACCTGAAAGTGTTGCGCATCAAAGGATACGTCTTTAAGGAGCTGAGCAGCCATCATCTCTCTCCGTTACAGAGCCTTACCAATCTCGAAGTTCTTGATCTCGGCACTAACTTCATAAAAATTGCGGACCTCAGCATATTTGAAcaatttaaaacactgaaagtCATAGACCTTTCAATGAATAAGATATCCCCTTCAGGAGATTCAGGTGGAGTTGGCTTCTGCTCTAGCACCAGAACCTCTGTCGAAGGGCATGCGCCTCAGGTCCTTGAGACATTACATTATTTCAGATATGACGAGTATGCAAGGAGTTGCAGGTTCAAAAACAAAGAGACtccttctttcttgccttttaacAAAGATTGTTACATGTATGGGCAGACCCTGGACCTAAGTAGAAACAACATCTTTTTTATCAAGTCCTCTGATTTTCAGCATCTTTCTTTCCTCAAATGCCTAAATTTGTCAGGAAATACCATTGGCCAAACTCTCAATGGCAGTGAATTTCAGCCACTAGTGGAGCTGAAATACTTGGACTTCTCTAACAACCGGCTTGATTTACTCTACTCGACGGCATTTGAGGAGCTACGCAAACTGGAAGTTCTAGATATTAGCAGTAACAGCCATTACTTTCAATCAGAAGGAATCACTCACATGCTAAACTTCACCAAGAACCTAAAAGTTCTGAAGAAACTGATGATGAACAACAATGACATCGCTACGTCCACCAGCAGGACCATGGAGAGCGAGTCTCTTAAAATTCTGGAATTCAGAGGAAATCACTTGGATGTTTTATGGAGAGATGGTGATAACAGATACTTAAAATTCTTCAAGAATCTGCTGAACTTAGAGGAATTAGACATCTCTGAAAATTCCCTGAGTTTCTTGCCTTCTGGAGTGTTTGATGGCATGCCTCCGAATCTAAAGACTCTCTCCTTGGTCAAAAATGGGCTCAAGTCCTTTCACTGGGAAAGACTCCAGTATCTGAAGCATCTAGAGACCTTGGACCTCAGCTACAACGAGCTGAAGATTGTCCCTGAGAGATTATACAACTGTTCCAGAAGCCTCAAGAAGCTGATTCTTAAGTATAATCAAATCAGGCAGCTGACAAAGCATTTTCTACAAGATGCTTTCCAGTTGCGATATCTGGACCTCAGCTCAAATAAAATCCAGATTATCCAGAAGACTAGCTTTCCAGAAAATGTCCTCAACAACCTGGAGATGTTGCTTTTGCATCATAACCGGTTTCTGTGCACCTGTGATGCTGTGTGGTTTGTCTGGTGGGTCAACCACACAGAGGTGACTATTCCTTACTTGGCCACAGATGTGACTTGTGTGGGGCCAGGAGCACACAAGGGCCAGAGTGTGGTCTCCCTGGATCTGTATACCTGTGAGTTAGATCTGACTAACCTTGTTCTGTTCTCATTTTCCCTATCGCTGGCCCTTTTTCTGATGGTGATTACAACAGCAAACCACCTCTACTTCTGGGACGTGTGGTACAGTTACCATTACTGTAAGGCCAAAATAAAGGGGTATCGGCGTCTGAAATCACTGGACTCTTGCTATGATGCTTTCGTTGTGTATGACACTAAAGACCCAGCAGTGACCGAATGGGTTTTGGATGAGCTGGTGGCCAAGCTGGAAGACCCAAGGGAGAAACATTTCAACTTATGTCTTGAAGAAAGGGATTGGTTACCAGGGCAGCCAGTTCTGGAAAACCTTTCCCAGAGCATACAGCTTAGCAAAAAGACGGTGTTTGTGATGACGAACAAGTATGCAAAGACCGAGAACTTTAAGATAGCATTTTACTTGTCCCATCAGAGGCTCATGGATGAAAAAGTGGACGTCATTATCTTGATATTCCTTGAGAAGCCCCTTCAGAAATCCAAGTTCCTCCAGCTCCGCAAGAGGCTCTGTAAGAGTTCTGTCCTGGAGTGGCCAAGAAACCCACAGGCTCACCCATACTTCTGGCAGTGTCTGAAAAATGCCCTGGCCACAGACAATCATGTGACCTACAGCCAGGTGTTCAAAGAGACGGTCTAG
- the TLR7 gene encoding toll-like receptor 7 isoform X2: protein MPPKKVFPMWTLKRQFFVLLNIILISKLLGARWFPKTLPCDVSLDAPKAHVIVDCTDKHLTEIPGGIPSNATNLTLTINHIPGISPASFHQLDYLVEIDFRCNCVPVRLGPKDHLCTRRPQIKPRSFSSLTYLKSLYLDGNQLLEIPEGLPPSLELLSLEANSIFSVMKNNLTELTNIERLYLGQNCYFRNPCNVSFFIEKDAFLSLKNLKLLSLKDNNITYVPTTLPSTLTELYLYNNAIAKIQEDDFNNLNQLRILDLSGNCPRCYNVPFPCTPCENNSPLQIHESAFDALTELQVLRLHSNSLQRVPQRWFKNIKKLKELDLSQNFLAKEIGDAKFLYLLHDLVQLDLSFNYELQVYRAALNLSDAFSSLKNLKVLRIKGYVFKELSSHHLSPLQSLTNLEVLDLGTNFIKIADLSIFEQFKTLKVIDLSMNKISPSGDSGGVGFCSSTRTSVEGHAPQVLETLHYFRYDEYARSCRFKNKETPSFLPFNKDCYMYGQTLDLSRNNIFFIKSSDFQHLSFLKCLNLSGNTIGQTLNGSEFQPLVELKYLDFSNNRLDLLYSTAFEELRKLEVLDISSNSHYFQSEGITHMLNFTKNLKVLKKLMMNNNDIATSTSRTMESESLKILEFRGNHLDVLWRDGDNRYLKFFKNLLNLEELDISENSLSFLPSGVFDGMPPNLKTLSLVKNGLKSFHWERLQYLKHLETLDLSYNELKIVPERLYNCSRSLKKLILKYNQIRQLTKHFLQDAFQLRYLDLSSNKIQIIQKTSFPENVLNNLEMLLLHHNRFLCTCDAVWFVWWVNHTEVTIPYLATDVTCVGPGAHKGQSVVSLDLYTCELDLTNLVLFSFSLSLALFLMVITTANHLYFWDVWYSYHYCKAKIKGYRRLKSLDSCYDAFVVYDTKDPAVTEWVLDELVAKLEDPREKHFNLCLEERDWLPGQPVLENLSQSIQLSKKTVFVMTNKYAKTENFKIAFYLSHQRLMDEKVDVIILIFLEKPLQKSKFLQLRKRLCKSSVLEWPRNPQAHPYFWQCLKNALATDNHVTYSQVFKETV, encoded by the coding sequence GTGTTTCCAATGTGGACATTGAAGAGACAGTTCTTTGTCCTTTTGAACATAATCCTAATTTCCAAACTCCTTGGAGCCAGATGGTTTCCTAAAACTCTGCCCTGTGATGTCAGCCTGGATGCTCCGAAGGCCCATGTGATTGTGGACTGCACGGACAAGCACCTGACGGAAATCCCGGGAGGCATTCCCTCCAACGCCACCAACCTCACCCTCACCATTAACCACATACCCGGCATCTCTCCAGCCTCCTTCCACCAGCTGGACTATCTGGTAGAGATCGATTTCCGATGCAACTGTGTACCTGTTCGACTGGGGCCGAAAGACCATCTGTGCACCAGGAGGCCACAGATTAAACCCAGAAGCTTTAGCAGCCTCACTTATTTGAAATCCCTTTATCTGGATGGAAACCAGCTTCTAGAAATACCCGAGGGTCTTCCTCCCAGCTTGGAGCTGCTGAGCCTCGAAGCCAACAGTATCTTCTCTGTCATGAAAAATAACCTAACAGAACTGACCAACATAGAAAGGCTCTACTTGGGCCAAAACTGTTATTTTCGCAATCCTtgtaatgtttcatttttcatcGAAAAAGATGCTTTCCTAAGtctgaaaaatctaaaattgcTCTCCCTCAAAGATAACAACATCACGTATGTCCCTACTACTTTGCCGTCTACTTTAACAGAACTCTACCTTTATAACAACGCCATTGCAAAAATCCAAGAAGATGATTTTAATAACCTCAATCAACTGCGCATCCTCGACCTAAGTGGAAATTGCCCTCGTTGTTACAATGTCCCATTTCCTTGCACACCCTGTGAAAATAATTCGCCCCTACAGATCCATGAGTCAGCTTTCGATGCATTGACAGAATTACAGGTGTTACGTCTACACAGTAACTCTCTTCAGCGTGTGCCCCAGCGAtggtttaaaaacattaaaaagctcAAGGAGCTCGATCTGTCCCAAAACTTCTTGGCCAAAGAAATTGGGGATGCCaaatttttgtatcttcttcacGACCTTGTCCAACTGGATCTATCTTTCAATTATGAACTTCAGGTCTATCGTGCAGCTCTGAATCTGTCCGACGCGTTTTCTTCACTGAAAAACCTGAAAGTGTTGCGCATCAAAGGATACGTCTTTAAGGAGCTGAGCAGCCATCATCTCTCTCCGTTACAGAGCCTTACCAATCTCGAAGTTCTTGATCTCGGCACTAACTTCATAAAAATTGCGGACCTCAGCATATTTGAAcaatttaaaacactgaaagtCATAGACCTTTCAATGAATAAGATATCCCCTTCAGGAGATTCAGGTGGAGTTGGCTTCTGCTCTAGCACCAGAACCTCTGTCGAAGGGCATGCGCCTCAGGTCCTTGAGACATTACATTATTTCAGATATGACGAGTATGCAAGGAGTTGCAGGTTCAAAAACAAAGAGACtccttctttcttgccttttaacAAAGATTGTTACATGTATGGGCAGACCCTGGACCTAAGTAGAAACAACATCTTTTTTATCAAGTCCTCTGATTTTCAGCATCTTTCTTTCCTCAAATGCCTAAATTTGTCAGGAAATACCATTGGCCAAACTCTCAATGGCAGTGAATTTCAGCCACTAGTGGAGCTGAAATACTTGGACTTCTCTAACAACCGGCTTGATTTACTCTACTCGACGGCATTTGAGGAGCTACGCAAACTGGAAGTTCTAGATATTAGCAGTAACAGCCATTACTTTCAATCAGAAGGAATCACTCACATGCTAAACTTCACCAAGAACCTAAAAGTTCTGAAGAAACTGATGATGAACAACAATGACATCGCTACGTCCACCAGCAGGACCATGGAGAGCGAGTCTCTTAAAATTCTGGAATTCAGAGGAAATCACTTGGATGTTTTATGGAGAGATGGTGATAACAGATACTTAAAATTCTTCAAGAATCTGCTGAACTTAGAGGAATTAGACATCTCTGAAAATTCCCTGAGTTTCTTGCCTTCTGGAGTGTTTGATGGCATGCCTCCGAATCTAAAGACTCTCTCCTTGGTCAAAAATGGGCTCAAGTCCTTTCACTGGGAAAGACTCCAGTATCTGAAGCATCTAGAGACCTTGGACCTCAGCTACAACGAGCTGAAGATTGTCCCTGAGAGATTATACAACTGTTCCAGAAGCCTCAAGAAGCTGATTCTTAAGTATAATCAAATCAGGCAGCTGACAAAGCATTTTCTACAAGATGCTTTCCAGTTGCGATATCTGGACCTCAGCTCAAATAAAATCCAGATTATCCAGAAGACTAGCTTTCCAGAAAATGTCCTCAACAACCTGGAGATGTTGCTTTTGCATCATAACCGGTTTCTGTGCACCTGTGATGCTGTGTGGTTTGTCTGGTGGGTCAACCACACAGAGGTGACTATTCCTTACTTGGCCACAGATGTGACTTGTGTGGGGCCAGGAGCACACAAGGGCCAGAGTGTGGTCTCCCTGGATCTGTATACCTGTGAGTTAGATCTGACTAACCTTGTTCTGTTCTCATTTTCCCTATCGCTGGCCCTTTTTCTGATGGTGATTACAACAGCAAACCACCTCTACTTCTGGGACGTGTGGTACAGTTACCATTACTGTAAGGCCAAAATAAAGGGGTATCGGCGTCTGAAATCACTGGACTCTTGCTATGATGCTTTCGTTGTGTATGACACTAAAGACCCAGCAGTGACCGAATGGGTTTTGGATGAGCTGGTGGCCAAGCTGGAAGACCCAAGGGAGAAACATTTCAACTTATGTCTTGAAGAAAGGGATTGGTTACCAGGGCAGCCAGTTCTGGAAAACCTTTCCCAGAGCATACAGCTTAGCAAAAAGACGGTGTTTGTGATGACGAACAAGTATGCAAAGACCGAGAACTTTAAGATAGCATTTTACTTGTCCCATCAGAGGCTCATGGATGAAAAAGTGGACGTCATTATCTTGATATTCCTTGAGAAGCCCCTTCAGAAATCCAAGTTCCTCCAGCTCCGCAAGAGGCTCTGTAAGAGTTCTGTCCTGGAGTGGCCAAGAAACCCACAGGCTCACCCATACTTCTGGCAGTGTCTGAAAAATGCCCTGGCCACAGACAATCATGTGACCTACAGCCAGGTGTTCAAAGAGACGGTCTAG